The genomic stretch GCGAATTTGAAGAATATTTGTGAAGAATATTTGCATGGTCAATATAGCATCGAAATTATTGACCTAACTAAACAACCACAACTAGCGATCCAAGATAGCATTGTGGCTCTACCAACCCTTGTTAGAAAATTGCCCGAACCAATTAAGAAAATTATTGGTGATTTATCAAATACAGAGAAAGTGTTAGTTGGACTACAGATCATTTCCCTTATAAATGAATAGTAGATCAAGCTTTAGATACTGAATCTAGCAAATAAATTCAGTAAGTAAAATAAGTATAAGGCAATAATAATGACTGATCCAGAAGAATTAGAACTAACAACTACAGAGATTTTTGAGCGATCGCTTTCTCATTCAAAAGAGCAGCACTATATCCTCCGTCTTTACATCGCAGGGACAACGATCCAATCGGTGACGGCGTTACGCAATATTAAGAAGATTTGCGAAGAAAATCTCCAAGGACGCTATGAATTGGAAGT from Pseudanabaena sp. Chao 1811 encodes the following:
- a CDS encoding circadian clock KaiB family protein; translated protein: MTDHLSKEPTDLSQPETWQLRLYVAGQTPKSLVAFANLKNICEEYLHGQYSIEIIDLTKQPQLAIQDSIVALPTLVRKLPEPIKKIIGDLSNTEKVLVGLQIISLINE